The following are from one region of the Streptomyces fradiae genome:
- a CDS encoding endonuclease/exonuclease/phosphatase family protein, translating to MSSSIPRSAAVAAVVSAALAAGLLGGSAAAADGAATATPVRIHDIQGTTRVSPLAGKPVTGVTGVVTGVRTYGSRGFWMQDPQADDNPATSEGIFVFTSSVPTVAVGDAVSVNGSVTEYVPGGLNSGNQSMTQISKPVITVLSRGNQVPAPVTVWSGSVPGAYAPEGDPAAGGSINGLTLDPEKYALDYYESLEGTNVRIGSSRVVGATDPYNELWVTVKPFENDNRRGGTVYGSYDSQNTGRLQIQQLAPVAQQPFPKLNVGDWLAGSTEGPLDFNQYGGYTLVANTLGRSVDLGLEREVTERQHKNELAVATYNVENLDPSDPQTKFDALAKAVVENLASPDIVALEEIQDDNGAKNDGTVTAGETLKKFTAAIAAAGGPAYEWRSIDPENLKDGGEPGGNIRQVFLFNPARVSFVDRPGGDATTATAVTGTKGDAHLTVSPGRIDPSNAAWEDSRKPLAGEFRFRGRTVIVVANHFGSKGGDESIVSHHQPPTRSSEVKRLLQGQAVNAFVKDVLAVDKQADVLVVGDINDFEFSGATQALTAGGALYPAVKSLPVSERYSYVYQGNSQVLDQILTSPGVHHFEYDSVHINAEFADQNSDHDPQVLRFRP from the coding sequence ATGTCTTCCTCCATACCGAGATCGGCCGCCGTCGCCGCCGTCGTCTCCGCCGCTCTCGCCGCCGGTCTGCTCGGCGGCTCGGCCGCCGCGGCCGACGGGGCGGCCACCGCGACCCCCGTCCGGATCCACGACATCCAGGGCACCACCCGCGTCTCGCCGCTGGCCGGCAAGCCGGTCACCGGCGTGACCGGCGTCGTCACCGGCGTGCGCACCTACGGCTCGCGCGGCTTCTGGATGCAGGACCCGCAGGCGGACGACAACCCGGCCACGAGCGAGGGCATCTTCGTCTTCACCAGTTCGGTGCCGACCGTGGCCGTCGGCGACGCCGTGAGCGTCAACGGCTCGGTCACCGAGTACGTCCCGGGCGGTCTGAACTCGGGCAACCAGTCGATGACCCAGATCTCCAAGCCGGTGATCACCGTCCTGTCCCGGGGCAACCAGGTCCCGGCCCCGGTCACCGTCTGGTCCGGCTCCGTCCCCGGCGCGTACGCCCCCGAGGGCGACCCGGCGGCCGGCGGCTCGATCAACGGGCTCACCCTGGACCCGGAGAAGTACGCCCTGGACTACTACGAGTCCCTGGAGGGCACCAACGTCCGGATCGGCTCCTCGCGCGTGGTCGGCGCGACCGACCCGTACAACGAGCTGTGGGTGACGGTGAAGCCGTTCGAGAACGACAACCGCCGCGGCGGCACGGTCTACGGCTCGTACGACTCCCAGAACACCGGCCGACTGCAGATCCAGCAGCTCGCCCCGGTCGCCCAGCAGCCCTTCCCCAAGCTGAACGTCGGCGACTGGCTGGCCGGCAGCACCGAGGGTCCGCTGGACTTCAACCAGTACGGCGGCTACACCCTGGTCGCCAACACGCTCGGCCGGAGCGTGGACCTGGGCCTGGAGCGGGAGGTGACCGAACGCCAGCACAAGAACGAGCTGGCCGTCGCCACGTACAACGTGGAGAACCTCGACCCGTCCGACCCGCAGACGAAGTTCGACGCGCTCGCGAAGGCGGTCGTGGAGAACCTGGCCTCCCCCGACATCGTCGCCCTGGAGGAGATCCAGGACGACAACGGCGCCAAGAACGACGGCACGGTGACGGCCGGCGAGACGCTGAAGAAGTTCACCGCGGCGATCGCGGCGGCCGGCGGTCCGGCGTACGAGTGGCGCTCGATCGACCCGGAGAACCTCAAGGACGGCGGCGAGCCCGGCGGCAACATCCGTCAGGTCTTCCTCTTCAACCCCGCGCGGGTCTCCTTCGTGGACCGCCCGGGCGGCGACGCGACCACCGCCACCGCGGTGACCGGCACCAAGGGCGACGCGCACCTGACCGTCTCCCCTGGCCGGATCGACCCGTCGAACGCCGCGTGGGAGGACAGCCGCAAGCCGCTCGCGGGCGAGTTCCGCTTCCGCGGCCGGACGGTCATCGTGGTCGCCAACCACTTCGGCTCCAAGGGCGGCGACGAGTCGATCGTCTCGCACCACCAGCCGCCGACCCGTTCCTCCGAGGTCAAGCGGCTGCTCCAGGGCCAGGCCGTCAACGCCTTCGTCAAGGACGTCCTGGCGGTCGACAAGCAGGCGGACGTGCTCGTCGTCGGCGACATCAACGACTTCGAGTTCTCCGGCGCCACGCAGGCGCTGACCGCGGGCGGCGCGCTGTACCCGGCCGTCAAGTCCCTGCCGGTGAGCGAGCGCTACTCGTACGTCTACCAGGGCAACAGCCAGGTCCTCGACCAGATCCTGACCAGCCCCGGGGTGCACCACTTCGAGTACGACAGCGTGCACATCAACGCCGAGTTCGCCGACCAGAACAGCGACCACGACCCGCAGGTGCTGCGCTTCCGTCCCTGA
- the dapD gene encoding 2,3,4,5-tetrahydropyridine-2,6-dicarboxylate N-succinyltransferase — protein MTTAPRSTGAVAAGLATIAGDGTVLDTWFPAPELIDAPGPAGTERLDADAAVSALGEGAAKALGVDARRGVEVVAVRTVIASLDDKPLDAHDAYLRLHLLSSRLVQPHGQSLDGIFGLLANVAWTSLGPVAVDDIEKVRLNARAEGLHLQVTSIDKFPRMTDYVVPAGVRIADADRVRLGAHLAAGTTVMHEGFVNFNAGTLGTSMVEGRISAGVVVGDGSDIGGGASTMGTLSGGGNVIISIGERCLIGAEAGVGIALGDECVVEAGLYVTAGTRVTMPDGEIVKARDLSGANNILFRRNSVTGAVEARPNNAVWGGLNEILHSHN, from the coding sequence ATGACCACTGCTCCCCGCTCCACCGGCGCCGTCGCCGCCGGCCTCGCCACCATCGCCGGCGACGGCACCGTTCTCGACACCTGGTTCCCCGCCCCCGAGCTGATCGACGCCCCCGGCCCGGCCGGCACCGAGCGCCTGGACGCCGACGCGGCCGTCAGCGCCCTCGGCGAGGGCGCCGCCAAGGCCCTCGGCGTGGACGCCCGCCGCGGTGTCGAGGTGGTCGCCGTGCGCACGGTCATCGCCTCGCTCGACGACAAGCCGCTCGACGCCCACGACGCCTACCTGCGGCTGCACCTGCTGAGCAGCCGCCTCGTGCAGCCGCACGGCCAGAGCCTCGACGGCATCTTCGGCCTGCTCGCCAACGTCGCCTGGACCTCGCTCGGCCCGGTCGCCGTCGACGACATCGAGAAGGTGCGGCTCAACGCCCGCGCCGAGGGTCTGCACCTCCAGGTGACCTCGATCGACAAGTTCCCCCGCATGACCGACTACGTCGTGCCCGCCGGCGTCCGCATCGCCGACGCCGACCGGGTCCGCCTCGGCGCCCACCTCGCCGCCGGCACCACCGTCATGCACGAGGGCTTCGTCAACTTCAACGCCGGCACGCTCGGCACCTCCATGGTCGAGGGCCGGATCTCCGCCGGCGTCGTCGTCGGCGACGGCTCCGACATCGGCGGCGGTGCCTCCACCATGGGCACCCTGTCCGGCGGCGGCAACGTGATCATCTCCATCGGCGAGCGCTGCCTGATCGGCGCCGAGGCGGGCGTCGGCATCGCGCTCGGCGACGAGTGCGTCGTCGAGGCCGGTCTGTACGTCACCGCCGGCACCCGGGTCACCATGCCCGACGGCGAGATCGTCAAGGCCCGGGACCTCTCCGGCGCCAACAACATCCTCTTCCGCCGCAACTCGGTCACCGGCGCCGTCGAGGCCCGCCCGAACAACGCGGTCTGGGGCGGTCTGAACGAGATCCTGCACAGCCACAACTGA
- a CDS encoding N-acetyltransferase family protein — translation MVLRPATRAELPAVLALLADEERVTDPASVTVTAAHERAFADIEADARNELLVLVDEQGLVLGCLQATYIPGLGKGGAERALIEAVRIRADRRGGGLGRTLMDAAIDRARARGCALVQLTSNKSRTDAHRFYASLGFARSHDGFKLAL, via the coding sequence ATCGTGCTGCGTCCCGCCACCCGTGCCGAGCTGCCCGCCGTCCTCGCGCTCCTCGCCGACGAGGAGCGGGTGACCGACCCGGCCTCGGTGACCGTGACCGCCGCCCACGAGCGGGCGTTCGCGGACATCGAGGCCGACGCGCGCAACGAGCTGCTGGTCCTTGTGGACGAGCAGGGTCTCGTCCTCGGCTGTCTCCAGGCCACCTACATCCCCGGCCTCGGCAAGGGCGGCGCCGAGCGCGCCCTGATCGAGGCGGTCCGGATCCGGGCCGACCGGCGCGGCGGCGGACTCGGCCGGACGCTGATGGACGCAGCCATCGACCGGGCGAGGGCCCGCGGCTGCGCGCTCGTCCAGCTGACCAGCAACAAGTCCCGGACCGACGCCCACCGCTTCTACGCCTCGCTGGGCTTCGCCCGCAGCCACGACGGCTTCAAGCTCGCGCTCTGA